A section of the Salvelinus sp. IW2-2015 unplaced genomic scaffold, ASM291031v2 Un_scaffold1214, whole genome shotgun sequence genome encodes:
- the LOC112070070 gene encoding MARCKS-related protein 1-B-like — translation MGSXASKGGVAVEANAADAATVKTNGQENGHVKSNGDATDTATPNGSADAKEPEAGAGGEAIEPAPAXXGEAAKPEGEAVAKGISKKKKNFFLKKSFNFKGLKLKKTKKEEAAAEEKPAENGAAVATEEKKAEEGKEEVVAAAAEAPKAEEVQAKAEEVQAKAEEEPKEEEEVKEAAAPAPEPTKPTEETSSTPAAEAPSQQNAE, via the exons ATGGGTTCCCAKGCGTCCAAGGGAGGGGTAGCTGTGGAGGCGAATGCTGCCGATGCCGCCACGGTCAAAACTAATGGACAG GAGAATGGCCATGTCAAGTCCAATGGTGACGCCACAGACACGGCCACTCCAAATGGTTCTGCCGACGCCAAGGAGCCTGAAGCGGGTGCCGGAGGGGARGCCATCGAGCCAGCGCCCGCCYCCGAWGGTGAGGCCGCCAAACCAGAAGGTGAGGCCGTTGCCAAGGGTAtctccaagaagaagaagaatttcTTCCTGAAGAAATCTTTCAACTTCAAGGGCCTGAAACTGAAGAAGACCAAGAAGGAGGAGGCGGCCGCTGAGGAGAAACCTGCAGAGAACGGAGCTGCTGTGGCTACGGAGGAGAAGAAagcagaggaggggaaggaggaggttgTGGCGGCTGCTGCAGAAGCCCCTAAGGCCGAGGAGGTGCAGGCTAAAGCAGAGGAGGTGCAGGCTAAAGCAGAGGAGGAAcctaaggaggaggaggaggtaaagGAGGCTGCCGCACCTGCACCAGAGCCCACCAAACCAACAGAGGAGACCAGCTCGACCCCCGCGGCAGAGGCCCCCTCCCAACAGAATGCAGAGTGA